From Brienomyrus brachyistius isolate T26 chromosome 18, BBRACH_0.4, whole genome shotgun sequence, one genomic window encodes:
- the LOC125712835 gene encoding histone H2AX codes for MSGRGKTGGKARAKAKTRSSRAGLQFPVGRVHRLLRKGNYAERVGAGAPVYLAAVLEYLTAEILELAGNAARDNKKTRIIPRHLQLAVRNDEELNKLLGGVTIAQGGVLPNIQAVLLPKKTGQAVPATGKAGKKASQQSQEY; via the coding sequence ATGTCTGGAAGAGGCAAAACCGGAGGAAAGGCCCGCGCCAAGGCGAAGACCCGTAGTTCAAGAGCCGGACTGCAGTTTCCCGTCGGCCGTGTTCATCGTTTGTTGAGGAAAGGTAACTACGCCGAGCGAGTTGGTGCCGGGGCCCCTGTCTACTTGGCCGCCGTCCTCGAGTACCTCACCGCTGAGATCCTCGAGTTGGCCGGCAACGCCGCCAGGGACAACAAAAAGACCCGCATCATCCCCCGCCACTTGCAGCTGGCGGTCCGAAACGACGAGGAGCTTAACAAGCTGCTCGGTGGCGTGACAATCGCTCAGGGTGGTGTCCTGCCGAACATTCAGGCTGTGCTGTTGCCAAAGAAGACTGGACAAGCCGTCCCCGCTACCGGCAAGGCGGGAAAGAAAGCTTCTCAGCAATCGCAGGAGTACTAA
- the LOC125712834 gene encoding porphobilinogen deaminase-like gives MSTNLSAPDGNENTSQVIRIGTRKSQLARIQTDSVAEKLKQLYPEVTFEIVAMSTVGDKILDKALSKIGEKSLFTKELENALERKEVDLVVHSLKDLPTSLPPGFTIAAVLKRETPYDAVVLHPKNAGLTLDTLPVGSMIGTSSLRRAAQLKRRFSHLEFKNVRGNLNTRLKKLDESDEYSAIILAAAGLLRMGWENRISQILDPEDCMYAVGQATLAVEARAGDDDIMEMLSVLNDPETVLRCIAERAFLRHLEGGCSVPVAVHSEARGPQLSLTGAVYSLDGSDCVKETMQTSIDTSKGEDEEVHRNASHVGVMAPGLWMASRDAAERLGVDLASLLLQRGAKDVLTLARRLNDAR, from the exons ATGTCAACTAACCTAAGTGCACCG GACGGAAATGAAAACACGAGCCAAGTTATTAGGATCGGAACCAGAAAGAGCCAG CTGGCCCGTATACAGACGGACAGCGTGGCCGAGAAACTTAAGCAGCTGTATCCAGAAGTCACCTTTGAGATAG TTGCTATGTCTACCGTTGGAGACAAAATACTGGACAAAGCCCTGTCTAAG atTGGGGAGAAGAGCCTTTTCACAAAGGAGCTGGAGAACGCTCTGGAAAGGAAGGA GGTGGACCTGGTGGTGCACTCCCTGAAAGATCTCCCCACCTCATTGCCACCAGGCTTCACCATCGCAGCTGTGCTCAA ACGCGAGACTCCTTATGATGCCGTGGTTCTCCATCCGAAGAACGCAGGCCTGACCCTGGATACGCTGCCAGTGGGAAG TATGATCGGCACCAGCTCCCTACGCCGGGCAGCCCAGCTGAAAAGGAGGTTTTCTCACCTGGAGTTCAAGAACGTC AGGGGGAACCTGAACACGCGCCTTAAAAAGCTGGACGAGAGTGACGAGTACTCCGCCATCATTCTGGCAGCGGCAGGCCTTCTCCGCATGGGCTGGGAGAATCGGATCAGCCAG ATCCTGGATCCTGAAGATTGCATGTATGCTGTGGGCCAGGCGA CTTTGGCGGTGGAAGCCAGGGCTGGGGACGATGACATCATGGAGATGCTGTCTGTGCTGAATGACCCGGAGACGGTGCTGCGCTGCATTGCAGAGAGGGCCTTCCTCAGGCACCTG GAGGGCGGCTGCAGCGTGCCGGTCGCAGTGCACTCCGAGGCAAGGGGCCCTCAG TTGTCCTTAACTGGAGCCGTCtacagccttgatgggtcaGACTGTGTGAAGGAGACCATGCAGACCAGCATTGACACATCAAAG GGGGAAGACGAGGAGGTGCACAGGAATGCATCCCACGTCGGGGTCATGGCCCCCGGCCTGTGGATGGCGTCTCGCGATGCGGCCGAGCGCCTTGGGGTGGACCTGGCCTCACTTCTCCTCCAAAGGGGAGCCAAGGACGTTCTCACCCTGGCCAGGAGGCTCAATGATGCACGGTAA